The nucleotide sequence CTTTGAATGCCTTGTTGTTTTTCACGACGTTCAGGTTTTTCCAGAGAGGATCGTTTGTCCACTCCTGCTCCAGCTTGGAAGCCTCGCCTTTGCCTGTTTCGTACGTGAAGTAGAACATGATGTCGCCGTCCATTTCTGGAATGCGCTCTTTGGTTACTTCTGCTGCGAATTCTTCTTTATCTTGGGAAGCTGGACGTGCCAGGCCAAGATCCTTGAAGATCGCGCCAGTGAAGGTGTCTTTGTAGTAGATGCGAACTTTACCAGGCATGAAGCGAACTACGGATACTTTCGTGTTCAGCTTGTCGCCGGCTTTAGCTTTGAAGTCTTCTACGCGCTTGTTCCAGTCAGCAAGGACCTTTTCGCCCTCAGCCTTTTTGTTTACTGCTTCTGCGAACAAGGAGAAGTTTGCTTTCCAGTCACCACGCGGCTCATCCACAAATACGGTTGGAGCGATTGCAGTCAATTGTTGATAAATTTTTTCGTGACGGAATTTCATCCCCAGAATCAGGTCAGGCTTCAGTGCCGCGATTGCTTCTAGGTTAGGTTGTCCTTCTGTACCGACGGATTTTGTCCCCTCAAGGAAGGACTTGGTGAAATCGTAGAATTGAGTAGGATCAATGGTCGAACCTACAGCCCCTACTGGCTTTACACCGAGAGCCATCAAGGTTTCTGTACCTTGGTTAGTCAACATAACGATACGTTCTGGTGTTCCTTTAATGGTTGTTTCACCCATTGCGTGTTTCACTGTGTAGCTTTGGCCGGAACCCTCGGAATTGCCAGTTGCTTGGTCAGCAGGCTTTTGTTCTGCTGGCTTTTGTTCGCTTGCTTGCGGTGCGCCACAACCTGTAACGATCAGCAAGAGCGCCATTAAGACAGCAAAGAAAGCTTTACCGCCTGCGGTCCGATATGTACGAGAAAACATGATGAAAGGACCCCTTTCCCTTTTCTATAATGAGAATTCATATCAATGACAGAGTCTATCCTACTCCCCTGCTTGTCAAAAGTCAATCATAAAATGATAATGACTATCAACGTCATTGACACTTCCTTTATGTAGCTCTACACTTAACTATGAAACCATCTAAGAAATAAGGATGTAGCCATCATGAATTCTTTTTTAGCTAGCAACTTTCGTAAAATTCTGGGAGTGGCATTCGCCCTTCTCCTCCTGACTTACCTCAGTTATGCCAGCCTTATCTTTGGCGTCATTGACACGAGTTGGCAAACTGCGATTGATGCCTACACGAATTTCAACGGCTCCAATGAACACATCGTCATTAAAGAAGTACGAGTACCGCGTGTGCTCAATGCGCTTACGGTCGGTTTCTGCCTCGGCTTGGCCGGAACACTGCTCCAATCCTTGACGAGAAACCCTGTTGCAGACGTTGAACTGTTCGGTCTTAATGCAGGTGCTTCTCTTTTTGTTGTGTTCGCCGTTACATTTGTCGGGATCAGCTCCTTGACCCAGTTTACGTGGATTTCCTTTTTAGGAGCCGCTGTAGCAGGTTTGATTGTCTACCTGCTCGGTTCATTCGGCAGAGATGGTCTTTCGCCTGTGAAGCTGGTTCTAGCGGGTGCAGCTATCACCGCTTTGGCTTCCTCGATCCGACACGGCATGATGGTCCTGAATGAAAAAGCTACTGACGAAGTGCTTTTCTGGCTGGCCGGTTCCGTTGGAGGCAGAAAGCTGGAGTATTTAGCCACTGTCTTTCCTTATATGATCATCGCCTGGATTGCTGCTTTTGTCCTCGCACGTCCGATTCAAACGTTGTTGATGGGCGATGACGTTGCAAAAGGTCTCGGTCAGCGCACATTATTGGTCAAATTCAGTGTTGGAATCGTCATTGTTCTCTTATCCGGTTGCGCGGTTGCTGTTGCTGGACCTATTGGTTTTGTCGGATTGGTTACCCCGCATCTGGCCCGCTATCTTGTCGGAATCGACACACGCTGGGTGCTTTTGTACAGCGGTCTGCTTGGTTCCATCCTGCTGCTGTTAGCAGACATCGGCGCTCGCTTTATCGCAATGCCTGCTGAAGTTCCTATTGGAGTAATGACAGCCCTGATCGGGATTCCGTTCTTCATCTATGTCGCACGCAAGGGGCTGGATAAATAATGAAAGACTACCTGTCTCTTCGCATCGGCAAGCGCTTTTCATCGTTTCAGCTACATAAAAAGACGATCTGGTTTTCGCTACTCGCCTTGCTGATCGTCATCGCAGTGGCGGTTGTCAGTCTCGGAATGGGTGAAATGAAAATCGCTCCACTCGATGTGGTAAAAGTTTTGTTGGGAATCGGTTCAGAAGAGAATGCTTTGATTGTGGAGCAATTTCGCCTGCCACGCATCGTCATTGCTATTCTGGTAGGTGCCGCACTCGCCGTTGCGGGTGCCATCATGCAGGGCCTCGTCCGCAATCCGCTGGCTTCACCGGATATTCTTGGGGTATCGGGGGGAGCATCTGTTTTTGCAGTCGGTTTCCTAATCCTATTTGAAACAGCGAGCATCAAGTGGCTTCCTCCCATCGCTTTTTTGGGAGCAACATTGACGACATTCCTGCTGTACGCCCTCTCTTGGAAAAAAGGAGTTACGCCGCTTCGTCTCGTCATGATCGGTGTTGGAATTAAAATCGCAGCGGGTGCCATTGTCACCATGCTGATCATGTTCAGTCCGTTTTTGCTGCAAAATAAGGCATTGCTCTGGCTGACCGGAAGCATCTACGGCGTTGCCTGGAACGACGTATTCATGATTTTGCCGTGGGTAGTCGGACTGATTCTCGCAGCGTGCTTGCTTGCAAGACGCGTGAACATTCAACAGCTCGGCGATGATCTGGCTACGAGTCTCGGCAGTTCCTTACAATTGGATCGCTTCCTCCTGCTCATGATTTGCGCGGCTTTGACGGGAACAGCCGTCTCTGTTGGAGGAGATATCAGCTTTGTGGCTTTGCTGGCCCCACACATTGCCAAGCAACTGATTGGTCCGTCCTTTGGCGGTGCCATGACACTTTCAGCTTTCTTGGGTGCCATTATCGTATTGCTTGCCGATTTGATTGCACGCATGGCTTTTTCACCAATCGAAGTGCCTGTAGGGGTATTCACCTCTGCCATCGGCGCTCCGTTTTTCATCTACTTGCTGTATAAAAACCGAAATCGCTAGGGAAGAACCTTGTCCTGCTGTGGTGGTGGGGAGGAAACAGGAGAAAACGCTCAGATTCTTGTCCCACCCGCTGAGGGATTCACTGCCCGACTCCATGCAAAAAGCGAAACCGCGTCCAAAGTAGTTCTTTCAGGATGTTTTTCCAGAGGTGGACGCTTAAGAGCGTGTTTCGCTTTTTGCATGGAGTCTCGGTCGGTGTACCAAAGATCTTCGCTTATTTCTCCTGTTTCCTCTACGAGCTTTCCATGTTAGTCCGATTTTAAAAGCCTTAAAAGAATGTGGAACATATTCCGTTACACCAGAGAAGAATATTTCCAGACGTAGCGACTTGTGGAGTCCTACCGAGCGGAGAAGGGATTCGCGGGCAAAAGAAACGCAAACCGTGCCCATACGACAAAGCGGCTACCACTTTTGCGTTTCCCCGCGAATCGCTTCGGAGCGGACAGTCCCAACCCTCAGCGGGACGGAGCACTGAGCCTAGACTGGAAATATTCTTCTCCCCACCGCAGCACATGCGACCCTGAATATATTTTTTAATTCCTATACGTTGAAAGGAGTCCACCCCATATGCAAGCTTTGGAAACCCAACGGCTTACGCTATCGTACGGAGAACGCAACATCATTGAAGCATTAGATTTAAACATCCCGCGTGGAAAAATCACAGTTTTCATTGGCAGTAATGGCAGTGGCAAATCGACATTGCTGCGCTCTCTGGCACGTTTACTCAAACCAAAGGAAGGCGCCATCCTGCTTGAAGGAGAATCGATCGCGAAACGCTCTACCAAAGAGGTAGCCAAACGTCTTGCTATCCTTCCTCAAGGGCCATCTGCACCAGAAGGATTGACGATTCTGCAATTGGTCAAACAAGGACGCTATCCTTATCAAAACTGGCTACAGCAATGGTCAGAAGAAGACGAGCAGATGGTCAACAAAGCATTGGCAGCTACTCAACTCACGGATATGGCCAATCGTGCCGTCGACAGTCTTTCTGGCGGACAACGTCAACGCGCCTGGATTGCGATGACGCTCGCCCAAGGAACCGAGACGATTTTGCTGGATGAGCCTACGACTTATTTGGATATGTCGCATCAGATTGAGATTTTGGACCTGTTGTTTGAACTGAATCAAACGGAACAGCGCACCATCGTCATGGTTCTCCACGATCTGAATCTCGCTTGCCGCTATGCCCATCATATCGTCGCTGTTCACAATCAAACCGTAGTGGCAGAAGGAACTCCAAACGAAGTACTGACGACCGACCTTGTCCGTACGGTATTCGATATGGATTGCCAAATTACGCAAGACCCGCTGTACGGAACTCCTATGTGCATCCCGTACAGTAAAAGTCGTCTGGGCACTGTGCAGACCGAACGAAAAGCATTCGCCATGTCATAAGCGCCAAACAACAAAAAGACTGTCCATCGAGTCGTATGGGCAGTCTTTTTTCTTATGCAAAAACTTGAGTGCGTTGGCAAGTTTCTTTCATCCTACAAAAAGACCAGCGGCAGTCCTGGACTGCCGCGCGCTCTTTTTATCTATCAATCAGGCAAGCTTACTTCTTCAGGTTGTAGAAGGCAGAACGACCGCCAAAACGAGCTGTATCAGCGAGTTCGTCTTCAATACGTAGCAGTTGGTTGTACTTCGCTACGCGGTCAGTGCGGGAAGGCGCACCAGTCTTGATTTGACCAGCATTTGTAGCGACTGCGATATCAGAGATTGTAGAGTCTTCGGTTTCACCGGAACGGTGGGAGATGACCGCTGTATAGCCTGCCAGCTTCGCCATTTCGATCGCTTCGAAGGTTTCTGTCAGCGTACCGATTTGGTTTACTTTTACCAGAATGGAGTTACCTGTGGAGGTCTCGATTCCGCGAGCCAGACGCTCTGTGTTCGTTACGAACAAGTCGTCACCAACCAACTGAACTTTGCTGCCCAACTTGTCAGTCAGCGCTTTCCAGCCATCCCAGTCGTCTTCAGACAGACCGTCTTCGATGGAGATGATTGGGTATTTGTTTACCAGATCTTCGTAGAATGCGATCATTTCTTCTGTTGTTTTCACAACGCCTTCGCCTTCGAAGTGGTATTTGCCGTCTTTGAACATTTCTGTAGCCGCTACGTCCAGCGCGAGGAACACGTCTTTGCCTGGCTCATAGCCCGCTGCCTTGATCGCATCCAAAATGGTTGTGATCGCTTCTTCGTTGGATTTCAGGTTTGGAGCAAAACCACCCTCATCCCCTACTGCTGTGCTCAGGCCTTTTTCACCCAATACTTTTTTCAGGGAGTGGAAAATTTCCGCACCTGTGCGCAGCGCTTCCTTGAAGGATGTAGCACCTACTGGCATAACCATGAATTCCTGAATGTCTACGGTGTTGTCTGCGTGCTTACCACCGTTCAGGATGTTCATCATAGGAACTGGCAGCATTCTCGCGTTGAAGCCGCCGAGGTAGTTGTAGAGAGGAACGCCGAGAGAATCTGCGGCCGCACGTGCTACTGCCATAGACACGCCGAGAATCGCGTTTGCGC is from Brevibacillus brevis and encodes:
- a CDS encoding FecCD family ABC transporter permease, whose amino-acid sequence is MNSFLASNFRKILGVAFALLLLTYLSYASLIFGVIDTSWQTAIDAYTNFNGSNEHIVIKEVRVPRVLNALTVGFCLGLAGTLLQSLTRNPVADVELFGLNAGASLFVVFAVTFVGISSLTQFTWISFLGAAVAGLIVYLLGSFGRDGLSPVKLVLAGAAITALASSIRHGMMVLNEKATDEVLFWLAGSVGGRKLEYLATVFPYMIIAWIAAFVLARPIQTLLMGDDVAKGLGQRTLLVKFSVGIVIVLLSGCAVAVAGPIGFVGLVTPHLARYLVGIDTRWVLLYSGLLGSILLLLADIGARFIAMPAEVPIGVMTALIGIPFFIYVARKGLDK
- a CDS encoding ABC transporter substrate-binding protein is translated as MFSRTYRTAGGKAFFAVLMALLLIVTGCGAPQASEQKPAEQKPADQATGNSEGSGQSYTVKHAMGETTIKGTPERIVMLTNQGTETLMALGVKPVGAVGSTIDPTQFYDFTKSFLEGTKSVGTEGQPNLEAIAALKPDLILGMKFRHEKIYQQLTAIAPTVFVDEPRGDWKANFSLFAEAVNKKAEGEKVLADWNKRVEDFKAKAGDKLNTKVSVVRFMPGKVRIYYKDTFTGAIFKDLGLARPASQDKEEFAAEVTKERIPEMDGDIMFYFTYETGKGEASKLEQEWTNDPLWKNLNVVKNNKAFKVDDTIWNTSGGVIAANKVLDELEGYIIGK
- the eno gene encoding phosphopyruvate hydratase, with the translated sequence MAMITDIYAREIMDSRGNPTVEVEVYLEDGSMGRADVPSGASTGAYEAVELRDGDKSRYLGKGVLKAVENVNEIIAPELIGMDALDQVGIDMAMIQLDGTPNKGKLGANAILGVSMAVARAAADSLGVPLYNYLGGFNARMLPVPMMNILNGGKHADNTVDIQEFMVMPVGATSFKEALRTGAEIFHSLKKVLGEKGLSTAVGDEGGFAPNLKSNEEAITTILDAIKAAGYEPGKDVFLALDVAATEMFKDGKYHFEGEGVVKTTEEMIAFYEDLVNKYPIISIEDGLSEDDWDGWKALTDKLGSKVQLVGDDLFVTNTERLARGIETSTGNSILVKVNQIGTLTETFEAIEMAKLAGYTAVISHRSGETEDSTISDIAVATNAGQIKTGAPSRTDRVAKYNQLLRIEDELADTARFGGRSAFYNLKK
- a CDS encoding ABC transporter ATP-binding protein, which codes for MQALETQRLTLSYGERNIIEALDLNIPRGKITVFIGSNGSGKSTLLRSLARLLKPKEGAILLEGESIAKRSTKEVAKRLAILPQGPSAPEGLTILQLVKQGRYPYQNWLQQWSEEDEQMVNKALAATQLTDMANRAVDSLSGGQRQRAWIAMTLAQGTETILLDEPTTYLDMSHQIEILDLLFELNQTEQRTIVMVLHDLNLACRYAHHIVAVHNQTVVAEGTPNEVLTTDLVRTVFDMDCQITQDPLYGTPMCIPYSKSRLGTVQTERKAFAMS
- a CDS encoding FecCD family ABC transporter permease translates to MKDYLSLRIGKRFSSFQLHKKTIWFSLLALLIVIAVAVVSLGMGEMKIAPLDVVKVLLGIGSEENALIVEQFRLPRIVIAILVGAALAVAGAIMQGLVRNPLASPDILGVSGGASVFAVGFLILFETASIKWLPPIAFLGATLTTFLLYALSWKKGVTPLRLVMIGVGIKIAAGAIVTMLIMFSPFLLQNKALLWLTGSIYGVAWNDVFMILPWVVGLILAACLLARRVNIQQLGDDLATSLGSSLQLDRFLLLMICAALTGTAVSVGGDISFVALLAPHIAKQLIGPSFGGAMTLSAFLGAIIVLLADLIARMAFSPIEVPVGVFTSAIGAPFFIYLLYKNRNR